One Mycteria americana isolate JAX WOST 10 ecotype Jacksonville Zoo and Gardens chromosome 21, USCA_MyAme_1.0, whole genome shotgun sequence genomic region harbors:
- the CSF3R gene encoding granulocyte colony-stimulating factor receptor — translation MARRGAGTPFLLRLSLLLLLRPGGTLGCASVAVGSPVVPLGSAVVASCTIRSELCRGLEQGKVRITWMLDNEPVAGSQRRGPGGTEVSNLTLPWFNRTQAKLWCWVEWNGTKQRVGMAEIRAGYPPAKPFNLSCVLNLSDYGLTCQWEQGADSHLPTSITLKCAGSRAQAVTGCTPQGGRSHCTVPRRLLQLYRQMEIWVSAANALGTAESEHLCIDPMDVAKLDPPALQSIQSIPFQTDCVTLAWEVAQSNAHMELQCELRYRAPEDPAWALVTGIVGQAGTTQCCGFLFGTQYHFQMRCRRSSARGYWSEWSLGRNYTTHEKAPTGKLDVWWTARPARAGGQLEVQLRWKAPRRREANGRVLGYRVTLSPRRRGRDPPTVCNTTHTQCNFSAPAGTRRVYLSAYNAAGESAATEVVLLERKGQPLAGLWAVPGGERSLWVRWEPPPAPAAAYVLEWQRVSSEPGRCSACWQMERDGAATAALIRDGIEPFQRYNISVYPLYKDAIGVPVHTAAYSKQKAPSYAPKLHLKSISKSDAELCWDPVPVEMQNGFITSYTIFWANSTAEVSSTAVNPSLSSFVIGELKPSTLYKVHIMASTAAGSTNGTSLTLVTMVLDDIEIQFLFLTLGLIFVLLILLLICFQKNGRVKQQFWPSVPDPANSSLGKWVPAELQQEPLQVPGVREPGLATISTVTVLERAAGKQPSAWGKEPATETAGTFPAPPQPYVRQEGPGPPGRGWAAAEPCPGPGGSGETVQYARVVRDGYKGQQHAPPRLYLRSSSTQPLLLDPSPSPKPYENLWFHGAAPHGCPGDGGCPDEPPATFPLLQGLRINGAEELHDCQAF, via the exons ATGGCCAGGCGTGGTGCCGGGACACCTTTCCTGCTGCGGCTCTCCCTGCTCTTGCTCCTCCGCCCGGGCG GGACCCTGGGCTGTGCCTCGGTGGCCGTGGGCTCACCCGTTGTGCCCCTGGGCTCGGCCGTCGTGGCATCCTGCACCATCCGGAGCGAGCTCTGCCGCGgcttggagcaggggaaggtCCGGATCACCTGGATGCTGGACAACGAGCCCGTGGCCGGGAGCCAGCGCCGGGGCCCAGGGGGCACGGAGGTGTCCAACCTCACCCTGCCCTGGTTCAACCGCACGCAGGCCAAGCTGTGGTGCTGGGTGGAGTGGAATGGGACCAAGCAGCGCGTCGGCATGGCTGAGATCAGGGCGGGCT ACCCGCCTGCGAAGCCCTTCAACCTCAGCTGCGTCCTGAACCTCAGCGACTATGGGCTGACGTGCCAGTGGGAGCAGGGAGCCGACAGCCACCTCCCCACCAGCATCACGCTGAAGTGTGCCGG GAGCAGAGCCCAGGCGGTGACGGGCTGCACCCCACAAGGCGGCCGCAGCCACTGCACAGTGCCGCGCCGGCTGCTCCAGCTCTACCGGCAAATGGAGATCTGGGTGTCTGCCGCCAACGCGCTGGGCACGGCCGAGTCGGAGCATCTCTGCATCGACCCCATGGACGTTG CCAAGCTGGACCCCCCGGCCCTGCAGAGCATCCAGTCCATCCCCTTCCAGACCGACTGCGTCACCCTGGCCTGGGAGGTGGCGCAGAGCAACGCGCACATGGAGCTGCAGTGCGAGCTGCGCTACCGGGCGCCCGAGGACCCCGCCTGGGCTCTG GTCACCGGCATCGTCGGCCAGGCCGGCACCACACAGTGCTGTGGCTTCCTCTTTGGCACGCAGTACCACTTCCAGATGCGGTGCCGGCGGAGCTCGGCGCGGGGCTACTGGAGCGAGTGGAGCCTGGGCAGGAACTACACCACCCACGAGAAAG CCCCCACGGGGAAGCTGGACGTGTGGTGGACCGCTCGGCCGGCcagggcgggcgggcagctgGAGGTGCAGCTGCGCTGGAAG GCCCCACGGCGACGGGAGGCGAACGGGCGAGTGCTGGGGTACCGCGTCACCCTGAGCCccaggaggaggggcagggacccccccaccgtCTGCAACACCACCCACACCCAGTGCAACTTCTCCGCGCCGGCGGGGACCAGGAGGGTCTATCTCTCGGCCTACAATGCCGCCGGCGAGTCAGCAGCGACCGAGGTCGTCCTCCTGGAGAGGAAAG GTCAGCCCCTGGCCGGGCTctgggccgtgccggggggggaGCGCAGCCTCTGGGTGCGCTgggagccccccccggccccggcagcagccTACGTCCTGGAGTGGCAGCGGGTGTCCTCGGAGCCCGGCCGCTGCAGCGCCTGCTGGCAGATGGAGCGTGATGGGGCTGCCACCGCAGCCCTCATCCGGG ATGGCATTGAGCCTTTCCAGCGGTACAACATCTCGGTGTACCCCCTCTACAAGGACGCCATAGGGGTGCCCGTCCACACCGCAGCCTACTCCAAGCAGAAGG CACCGTCCTATGCCCCGAAGCTTCACCTGAAGAGCATCAGCAAGTCCGATGCCGAGCTGTGCTGGGACCCGGTGCCGGTTGAGATGCAGAACGGCTTTATCACCAGCTACACCATCTTCTGGGCCAACAGCACCGCAGAAGTGTCCA GCACTGCGGTGAATCCCTCTCTCAGCTCCTTTGTCATCGGGGAGCTGAAGCCGTCGACCCTGTACAAAGTGCACATCATGGCATCCACGGCCGCCGGCAGCACCAACGGCACCAGCCTGACCCTGGTGACCATGGTGCTAG ACGACATTGAAATCCAGTTCCTCTTCCTGACCCTGGGGCTGATCTTTGTCCTGCTCATACTTTTGCTCATCTGCTTCCAGAAGAACGGGCG GGTGAAGCAGCAGTTCTGGCCCAGCGTCCCCGACCCCGCCAACAGCAGCCTGGGCAAGTGGGTGccggcagagctgcagcag GAGCCTCTGCAGGTCCCCGGCGTGAGGGAGCCCGGCCTGGCGACCATTTCTACCGTCACGGTGCTTGAAAGGGCGGCGGGGAAGCAGCCGTCCGCCTGGGGCAAGGAGCCCGCCACCGAGACCGCCGGCACCTTCCCTGCCCCGCCCCAGCCCTACGTGCGGCAGGAGGGACCCGGCCCGCCGGGCCGTGGCTGGGCGGCAGCGGAGCCGTGCCCGGGccccggcgggagcggggagaCCGTCCAGTACGCGCGGGTGGTGCGCGACGGGTACAAGGGCCAGCAGCACGCCCCGCCTCGCCTCTACCTGCGCTCCAGCTccacccagcccctgctcctcgaccccagccccagccccaagccCTACGAGAACCTGTGGTTCCACGGGGCCGCCCCTCACGGCTGCCCGGGGGACGGGGGCTGCCCCGACGAGCCGCCCGCCACCTTCCCCCTGCTGCAGGGCCTCCGCATCAACGGGGCCGAGGAGCTCCACGACTGCCAGGCGTTTTAg